In the genome of Cryptomeria japonica chromosome 8, Sugi_1.0, whole genome shotgun sequence, one region contains:
- the LOC131057228 gene encoding 2-oxoglutarate-dependent dioxygenase DAO-like: MPSSLEATVSEVVLPVVDISKFPRELDAQELDQLQYHPEFAKLREACKEWGFFQLVNHGIPVDLLQKAENGSRNLLSMPTEVKDKASSGKPFDSYFRKGNYESFHLQDFTSQGSFEQMYAKLCPEGNPNLCEAMAKYVSCVSDLARKITRLILASLGLDAEVYYHNYFETCRKVLRINGYSLENLSIGEQVLLPHTDTGCLTILYQDDVGGLQIRSRDGEWFNVKPLSHSFVVNVGDSLKAWTNGRYRSAEHRVVCKGCRDRMSIAFFSSFPGETEIWAPEELVDDNNPRRYKPFVYSQFMHERMSNKESNVRTATLELFANSKRL, from the exons ATGCCTTCATCCCTTGAAGCCACAGTATCCGAAGTGGTTCTCCCCGTCGTGGACATTTCCAAATTTCCTAGAGAGTTGGATGCTCAGGAACTGGACCAACTTCAATATCATCCTGAATTCGCCAAACTCAGAGAGGCCTGCAAAGAATGGGGATTTTTCCAACTTGTCAATCATGGAATTCCAGTTGATCTTCTGCAAAAGGCTGAGAATGGTAGCCGTAATTTATTGTCCATGCCTACCGAGGTCAAAGACAAAGCCTCATCTGGTAAGCCATTCGATTCTTACTTCCGAAAAGGAAATTATGAGTCCTTTCACCTTCAAGACTTCACCAGTCAAGGTTCGTTTGAGCAGATGTATGCAAAGCTGTGTCCTGAAGGGAACCCCAATTTATG CGAAGCAATGGCAAAGTACGTTTCGTGTGTCTCAGATCTTGCACGAAAAATCACAAGACTAATTCTGGCAAGCCTGGGATTGGATGCTGAGGTTTACTACCACAATTACTTCGAAACCTGCCGAAAAGTATTGCGTATAAACGGCTATTCACTGGAAAACCTGTCCATCGGGGAGCAGGTGCTCCTCCCCCATACAGATACGGGGTGCCTCACAATTCTTTATCAAGATGATGTAGGAGGCCTTCAGATTCGATCTCGTGACGGTGAATGGTTCAACGTCAAACCTCTCTCTCATTCATTTGTTGTCAATGTTGGGGACTCCCTCAAG GCGTGGACTAACGGCCGGTACCGCAGCGCAGAGCATCGCGTTGTGTGTAAAGGTTGTAGAGATCGTATGTCAATTGCCTTCTTCAGTTCTTTTCCTGGAGAGACAGAAATCTGGGCACCTGAGGAGCTTGTGGACGACAACAACCCAAGGCGTTACAAGCCTTTCGTATACTCACAATTCATGCATGAAAGAATGAGTAATAAAGAAAGTAACGTAAGAACTGCGACTCTTGAACTATTCGCGA